Sequence from the Marinobacter antarcticus genome:
AGGAGCCTATGCCGGGCTCACTTGTTGCATCAACGGTACCGCCCAGTTTGTGGATGTATTCCCGGGCCTGATAAGCACCAATGCCCATACCGGTGAGGCCTTTTGTGCTTTCGAACGGTTTGAATAGCCGGTCATTGATAAAGTCTTCTGTCATGCCGCAGCCGGTGTCCTGAATGAACAGCACGACGTTCCCCCTGGCTATTTTAAGTGACAGGGTGACTTCTCCACCGGGTGGTGTCGCATCTTGTGCGTTCTGAATCAGATGGCCGAGAACGCTCCGCAATTGTTCGGGATCCGCTTTGATCATGATCCCGGGCGGATTGCCCTCAAGCCGGGGCAGCGGAAGATGCCGGTTGTAGTGTTCCAGCAGGCTGGTTATCAGGCGTGTGAGGTCCAGTGCCTTGGAATCATCATCGCCGCCTGCCGATGGTTTGCGAATGTGCTCCACAAGGTTGGTCATCTTGTTGACTGCATGGTCTGTGGTTTTGATCATGTCATCAATAAACGCAGGGTTGTTCCGATGCTTCTGGGCGTTGTTAACCAGCAGTGAAAGCTGCGCAATCACCGTTTTCAGGTCGTGGACCATAAAAGCCGATGCCTTGCTGACGGCTTCGAACTGCATCGCACGCGATAATCGGTTCTGTGCATCCGCCTGCGCCAACAGGTTACAGGTTTGGCGGGCCACCACTTTGATCAGATCAAAGTTCTCCCAGTTCAGGTCTACCCGGGCGTAGGGGTGGCCTATCATCGCAATACCGTATAACTCATTGCCCAGGTATAGCGGGATTACGAGCCAGGCATCTGGCGTTCTGGAGATGGCATCCGGGATCTCCAGCAAGTTGTAGCTTACTGGGTCTGCGCGGTATTCATCCAGATTCACAATCCATTCTTTATCAGAGAAAAAGCGCACCAGATCAGCGTCTTCATCAATGATGGTGTATCTGGGGGTGACGAGATTGGCGGATTCTTTGAGCGTGTACGAACCCTGTTCGCTCTTTAACCAGATGGCGCCGGCGTTGCTTTCCACAAGGCCCGCAAGCATCCGGATTGCACGCAGGGGAAGGGGAGGTTCATCGCTGAGATCCGACAGTTCTTTGGTCATCTTCAGCCATTCTTCGCGGTAATCGTACTTGTAGTCGAAAAAGTTCTGGCTGATCAGAACCATCAGTTTTGCACGTAGGCGCCGGGAGAGTAACAGCGTTACCAGGAAAGCCAGGGCGACAGCTGACAACAGTACCTGTAAGGCTTCCCCCCAGCTTCCTCCAAGAATACGAACGTAATAACCGCTGATAGAGAGAAGAAGCAGGTAAACCCCCGCAAGTACCAGCGTGCCGGCGTGAAATACCGCTG
This genomic interval carries:
- the prsK gene encoding XrtA/PEP-CTERM system histidine kinase PrsK, whose amino-acid sequence is MLPDLSVISHGAAAAVYAILALLVGTRYLRRDIDRALFLAALVTTLWASALVTQSIWGQPGFFIRYLLELLRDTSWILLLFAMLRDTVPQGRLRGQIKKFLGTAAVVLLVTLLALGSLEFIFGLSLVDGKTKLIGQIALSLLGMSLVEQIWRNASTFGRSSMKYLCIGTATIFIFDFFMYADALLFGEIADSFWNARGFVNAALVPLFALNVVNTRKQPIDFQLSRSAVFHAGTLVLAGVYLLLLSISGYYVRILGGSWGEALQVLLSAVALAFLVTLLLSRRLRAKLMVLISQNFFDYKYDYREEWLKMTKELSDLSDEPPLPLRAIRMLAGLVESNAGAIWLKSEQGSYTLKESANLVTPRYTIIDEDADLVRFFSDKEWIVNLDEYRADPVSYNLLEIPDAISRTPDAWLVIPLYLGNELYGIAMIGHPYARVDLNWENFDLIKVVARQTCNLLAQADAQNRLSRAMQFEAVSKASAFMVHDLKTVIAQLSLLVNNAQKHRNNPAFIDDMIKTTDHAVNKMTNLVEHIRKPSAGGDDDSKALDLTRLITSLLEHYNRHLPLPRLEGNPPGIMIKADPEQLRSVLGHLIQNAQDATPPGGEVTLSLKIARGNVVLFIQDTGCGMTEDFINDRLFKPFESTKGLTGMGIGAYQAREYIHKLGGTVDATSEPGIGSCFSIRIPLVNGTGYSSADADEGAIPNAQGPKEFAN